The following are encoded together in the Nocardioides okcheonensis genome:
- a CDS encoding DUF2461 domain-containing protein, translating into MSFTGFPVAALDFYDDLEVDNTKSFWEAHKHVWQESVQAPMKALMAALEPEFGSAKVFRPYRDVRFAKDKTPYKTHQGAFVGVAPATGWYFEISPRGTRVGGGFYDADGPRLAAVREAMADEKTGKALDRLLRRLEKGGFEVGGEQLKTSPRGYPADHPRIHLLRHKQLFVGRSYGFEADALDAGLVDRVREDWRALRPLLTWLSAVQVDRY; encoded by the coding sequence GTGAGCTTCACCGGATTCCCCGTCGCCGCGCTCGACTTCTACGACGACCTCGAGGTCGACAACACCAAGTCGTTCTGGGAGGCGCACAAGCACGTCTGGCAGGAGTCGGTGCAGGCGCCGATGAAGGCGCTGATGGCCGCACTGGAGCCGGAGTTCGGCAGCGCCAAGGTGTTCCGCCCCTACCGCGACGTGCGCTTCGCCAAGGACAAGACGCCCTACAAGACCCACCAGGGTGCGTTCGTCGGCGTGGCGCCGGCGACCGGGTGGTACTTCGAGATCTCGCCGCGCGGCACCCGCGTCGGCGGCGGGTTCTACGACGCCGACGGGCCGCGGCTCGCCGCGGTCCGCGAGGCGATGGCCGACGAGAAGACCGGGAAGGCGCTCGACCGGCTGCTGCGGCGACTGGAGAAGGGCGGCTTCGAGGTCGGCGGCGAGCAGCTCAAGACCTCGCCGCGCGGCTACCCCGCCGACCACCCGCGCATCCACCTGCTGCGCCACAAGCAGCTCTTCGTCGGTCGGTCCTACGGCTTCGAGGCCGACGCGCTCGACGCGGGGCTCGTCGACCGGGTCCGCGAAGACTGGCGGGCACTGCGGCCGCTGCTGACCTGGCTGTCGGCCGTGCAGGTCGACCGCTACTAG
- a CDS encoding SGNH/GDSL hydrolase family protein — MTFHRYVALGDSFTEGVGDPDPSRPNGLRGWADRVAEVLAEQTDDFGYANLAIRGRKLAPIVAEQVDAAIALEPDLVTIHGGGNDVLRPRVDLDALARTYDGAISRLSATGARVVMFTIFDPGGGGIYGPVRGRMAIFNEWVREIADRHGATVVDMWRMRDVEIDGAMDTDRMHLNSSGHAYMAHAVLEAIGVEHGREPVVVEPLPVLARREQWRANAQWTREFLVPWVHRRITGRSSGDTVTPKHPGFSSVR, encoded by the coding sequence GTGACCTTCCACCGCTACGTCGCCCTGGGCGACTCGTTCACCGAAGGCGTCGGCGACCCCGACCCCTCCCGCCCCAACGGGCTGCGCGGCTGGGCCGACCGCGTCGCCGAGGTGCTGGCGGAGCAGACCGACGACTTCGGCTACGCCAACCTCGCCATCCGCGGCCGCAAGCTCGCCCCCATCGTGGCCGAGCAGGTCGACGCCGCGATCGCGCTCGAGCCCGACCTGGTCACGATCCACGGCGGCGGCAACGACGTGCTCCGCCCGCGGGTCGACCTCGACGCGCTCGCCCGGACGTACGACGGCGCCATCTCCCGGCTGAGCGCCACCGGCGCGCGGGTCGTCATGTTCACCATCTTCGACCCGGGCGGCGGCGGCATCTACGGCCCGGTGCGCGGCCGGATGGCGATCTTCAACGAGTGGGTGCGCGAGATCGCCGACCGCCACGGCGCGACCGTGGTCGACATGTGGCGGATGCGCGACGTCGAGATCGACGGCGCGATGGACACCGACCGGATGCACCTCAACTCCTCGGGCCACGCCTACATGGCCCACGCCGTCCTCGAGGCGATCGGCGTCGAGCACGGCCGCGAGCCCGTCGTGGTCGAGCCGCTCCCGGTGCTGGCCCGCCGCGAGCAGTGGCGCGCCAACGCGCAGTGGACCCGCGAGTTCCTCGTCCCGTGGGTGCACCGCCGGATCACGGGGCGCTCGTCGGGCGACACGGTCACCCCCAAGCACCCGGGCTTCTCGAGCGTGCGCTGA